Proteins from a single region of Chlamydia buteonis:
- a CDS encoding DUF1539 domain-containing protein: protein MSLDNNNFRDAFAHPQPSSALLGTSLIKTINQKISFLSIFNALGNKISSCLCLNPEHDSKAGWVFAFVLSAIITVLLCIILLPLKLILLGLSCCPYLSKPTTGVEANQVTSSPRPPVPPAREASAFSQPPVGLYASRFSPVSFIPVPPPSPPSIQSLGGVVSQEITLREFLETNYPTVDLNTVTLDSLGITILTLADLPTGTTLLDLPVSLLFGEGSCDLSELPLFQGHGHEADSVPVSLTGSLPSLLEHSEDDLEDFQNQGGGAAEPTSLVIDTSEAAPVAEVNHHLSGRELLNMLYPNTDHARFINSARVNLRLQGILGPYSDDDILNLPAVTAFPDLFAGQPERPSSLTLTDTPAPLASPQEEPVAPPPSEELISPSDPRYTFLQNHFPELDPIYYSRHIRLLASLSGVDEESFNLLELPLEAFIYRTPTLDYEPISSEHLQETLGDTSPEEYVRRNNEFIQNLLANTPERWTFLNRLRTNITNSTQSADLRRQWFSIIDMIVNKTSQELEIEDVYNTARAYLFRIHCILKNNAIPIERKVDILKYIASHYDPNSVAMCLVAMQQEIALQNEIAPQLTLVDTDTEGAASWVSSPTNRILPPLAPQATPEEVDGYIQLLRSLLSGPMFTNEDNIHLAPANDLYLESLMREVPDTWEPIRQPLEDQIRQVLEVENNHILQQVQNHASRTARLAHSQQMLENWNSILRDLSISSSGSVSSNEAQALSRSTMYNMLKLISSPNIPHEKKLSIISNVASYSDRCPPTWVRVAGQELQAVFNTNDETTNIVLVWTQMFKEGLLSEIFRNQREWHMMTAFKIIRGSELGLDNVGIILDPYTNILTSRQYANQHNHYFSQFLDVYRNSGENLINSALEQALGGSEDQIQALTNTILADLVAAGIPEAYRAQIMEEIFFSDENDYKPSREAICYLLLKEGVITTQNYNR, encoded by the coding sequence ATGTCACTAGACAACAATAATTTCCGGGATGCTTTTGCACACCCACAACCTTCTTCAGCATTGCTCGGAACCTCTTTAATAAAAACCATTAATCAAAAGATTTCTTTTCTATCCATATTTAATGCGTTGGGCAATAAAATCAGTTCTTGTCTTTGTTTAAATCCAGAGCATGATTCTAAAGCCGGATGGGTCTTTGCCTTTGTTTTATCTGCTATTATTACGGTTCTTCTCTGTATTATCCTTCTCCCTTTGAAATTAATCCTTCTAGGATTAAGTTGCTGCCCTTACTTATCTAAACCTACAACTGGGGTTGAGGCAAACCAAGTTACATCTTCCCCAAGACCTCCAGTTCCCCCAGCAAGAGAGGCAAGTGCTTTTTCTCAACCTCCTGTAGGACTATATGCATCTAGATTTTCTCCAGTTTCCTTTATTCCTGTTCCCCCGCCCAGTCCACCCTCAATTCAATCCTTAGGAGGAGTAGTTTCTCAAGAAATAACTCTTAGAGAGTTCTTGGAAACAAACTACCCCACAGTCGACTTAAACACCGTTACCCTAGACAGTTTAGGAATCACCATTTTAACATTAGCAGATCTCCCTACAGGAACTACGCTTCTTGATCTCCCCGTGTCTCTACTTTTCGGAGAGGGTAGTTGCGACCTATCTGAACTCCCCCTGTTCCAAGGTCACGGTCACGAGGCTGACTCGGTTCCTGTATCTTTAACTGGTTCTTTACCTTCACTTCTAGAACACTCAGAAGACGATCTAGAAGATTTTCAAAATCAGGGTGGCGGAGCTGCCGAACCAACTTCTCTAGTTATTGATACGTCTGAAGCTGCTCCTGTTGCAGAAGTTAACCACCATCTCTCTGGTAGAGAATTGTTAAATATGTTGTATCCTAATACGGATCACGCAAGATTCATTAACAGTGCTCGTGTAAACCTAAGACTTCAAGGCATTCTTGGACCTTACAGTGACGATGATATTCTTAATCTTCCCGCAGTCACTGCTTTCCCAGATCTATTTGCTGGACAGCCCGAACGTCCTTCCTCCTTAACTCTCACTGACACACCAGCACCCCTTGCTTCTCCACAAGAAGAACCTGTTGCGCCCCCTCCTAGTGAAGAATTAATTTCACCCAGCGACCCTCGATATACTTTCCTACAGAACCACTTTCCTGAACTAGACCCCATATACTACAGCAGACACATTCGTTTACTAGCTTCACTTTCTGGTGTGGACGAAGAAAGCTTCAATCTTCTTGAATTACCTTTAGAAGCATTTATTTATAGGACACCCACTCTAGATTACGAGCCGATTTCTTCAGAGCATTTGCAAGAAACGTTGGGGGATACTTCTCCCGAAGAATATGTAAGAAGAAATAACGAGTTTATTCAGAATCTCCTAGCAAATACGCCCGAGCGCTGGACTTTTCTAAATAGACTAAGAACCAATATCACTAACTCTACTCAAAGCGCAGACTTGCGTAGACAGTGGTTCTCAATAATAGACATGATTGTTAATAAGACCAGTCAGGAACTGGAAATAGAAGATGTATACAATACTGCTCGTGCATACCTGTTCAGAATTCACTGTATTTTAAAAAATAATGCGATTCCTATTGAAAGAAAAGTAGACATATTAAAATACATAGCCTCTCATTATGATCCAAACTCTGTGGCAATGTGTTTAGTAGCAATGCAACAAGAAATCGCTTTACAAAATGAGATAGCCCCTCAGTTAACTCTTGTTGATACCGATACCGAGGGTGCGGCCAGTTGGGTCAGCTCACCTACTAATCGAATTCTTCCTCCTTTAGCCCCTCAAGCAACTCCTGAAGAAGTAGACGGGTATATCCAACTGTTAAGAAGCCTTCTATCAGGCCCAATGTTCACAAATGAGGATAATATCCACCTTGCTCCAGCTAATGATCTCTATCTAGAGTCATTGATGAGAGAGGTACCCGACACCTGGGAACCAATCCGTCAACCGTTAGAAGATCAGATCAGACAAGTTCTAGAAGTTGAGAACAATCATATTCTTCAACAAGTACAAAACCACGCATCTCGAACTGCACGATTGGCACATAGCCAACAGATGCTCGAGAATTGGAATAGCATATTGCGTGATCTATCCATTAGTAGCTCGGGGTCGGTTTCTTCAAACGAGGCCCAAGCTCTTTCCCGTTCTACAATGTATAATATGCTTAAACTTATAAGTAGTCCTAACATACCGCACGAAAAAAAATTATCCATCATAAGCAACGTAGCCTCATACAGTGATAGGTGTCCTCCTACTTGGGTCCGAGTTGCCGGCCAGGAGTTACAAGCTGTCTTTAATACTAACGATGAGACAACAAATATTGTGCTTGTTTGGACACAAATGTTTAAGGAAGGGCTTTTATCAGAAATCTTCAGAAACCAACGCGAATGGCACATGATGACAGCCTTCAAGATCATTCGCGGTTCTGAATTGGGATTAGACAATGTGGGTATTATTCTAGATCCATATACAAACATACTAACTAGTCGTCAATACGCTAATCAGCATAACCACTATTTCTCACAATTCCTAGATGTTTACCGAAATAGTGGTGAAAACTTGATTAACTCTGCTCTAGAACAGGCTCTTGGAGGCTCTGAAGATCAGATACAAGCTCTCACCAATACCATCCTAGCAGACTTAGTGGCTGCCGGTATTCCTGAAGCATATCGCGCTCAAATTATGGAGGAGATCTTCTTCTCTGATGAAAATGACTACAAACCTTCTAGAGAGGCTATCTGTTATTTACTACTTAAAGAAGGTGTTATTACCACTCAAAACTATAACCGGTAA
- a CDS encoding DUF1548 domain-containing protein: MSVFLNPSNAQLTPSYSSPLSCCQHITTCIKEASLCSLFSTIFSKIVSNWVIEHVESFLGYLAISALACLTSALISLVLYVLLIPVKLVVAAITLPCCRKTQETSLLIETPKVLIPLTETQEAFVEEVKQSILQNLTNEFEINTSEDILSLTPIPSPFLTSLETASCEKISCNYKKLIRLINNLNCWDSGWRNIMNYLTIELSEDPSHPDAQTFPIMMHHLILALEDRNISAEKKRSALNDISSYANMCRPTWGEAIFRSINHLYNTRNSGRDQILLWLQMFKEHLLTQQQLVAHEEEWHQINGLKHIYGKQLGLITHHLNQNLSGLTLRQTSGLPQNIEKYKALKKSFEQAYTASYSQLVSYLHNAFVTSTPEIQAYIYNYLLDIVASTIDLPETGAHIDVVIDCFYNENYELKPEGIIYLLYIMEIIVPKRT; this comes from the coding sequence ATGAGCGTGTTCCTTAACCCAAGCAACGCACAGCTAACACCATCTTATTCTTCCCCCCTCTCGTGTTGCCAACATATCACTACTTGCATAAAAGAGGCGAGCCTCTGTTCCTTATTTTCAACCATCTTTTCAAAAATAGTCTCTAACTGGGTTATCGAACACGTAGAATCTTTCTTGGGTTACCTCGCCATTTCTGCTCTAGCATGCCTTACATCTGCTCTTATTTCTCTAGTACTTTACGTACTACTTATTCCAGTTAAATTAGTAGTTGCCGCAATAACTCTTCCCTGCTGTAGAAAGACCCAGGAAACCTCTTTACTTATCGAAACCCCAAAGGTCCTTATACCCTTAACGGAAACCCAAGAGGCCTTCGTTGAAGAGGTAAAACAATCCATCCTCCAAAATCTAACCAATGAATTTGAAATTAATACATCCGAGGATATCTTATCCCTAACTCCTATTCCTTCTCCATTTTTAACTTCATTAGAGACAGCATCTTGTGAAAAAATTTCGTGTAACTACAAAAAGTTAATAAGACTAATTAATAACTTGAATTGCTGGGATTCTGGTTGGAGAAACATCATGAATTATCTTACTATTGAGTTATCCGAAGATCCATCTCATCCCGATGCTCAAACATTTCCTATCATGATGCACCACCTCATTCTAGCTCTAGAAGATCGTAATATTTCTGCAGAAAAAAAACGCTCTGCTCTTAATGACATCTCTTCGTATGCAAATATGTGCCGACCTACTTGGGGCGAAGCAATTTTCAGGTCTATAAATCATCTTTATAATACAAGAAATTCTGGAAGAGACCAGATACTCTTGTGGCTGCAAATGTTTAAAGAACACTTGCTCACCCAACAACAACTCGTTGCACATGAAGAGGAATGGCATCAAATTAATGGCTTAAAACATATCTATGGGAAACAACTTGGCTTGATCACTCATCATCTAAATCAGAATCTTTCTGGTCTAACCCTAAGACAAACCTCGGGGCTTCCTCAGAATATAGAAAAATACAAGGCTCTTAAAAAGAGTTTCGAACAAGCCTATACAGCATCTTATTCTCAACTTGTATCCTATCTTCACAATGCATTTGTAACATCAACACCAGAAATACAAGCTTATATTTATAACTACCTACTGGATATAGTAGCCAGCACTATCGATCTTCCTGAAACAGGAGCACACATTGATGTCGTAATTGATTGTTTCTATAATGAAAATTATGAACTCAAACCCGAAGGAATAATCTACCTACTCTATATCATGGAGATCATAGTTCCTAAGCGTACCTAG
- the pmp18D gene encoding polymorphic outer membrane protein Pmp18D — MIAKKVSRFQKSTFSHSVVLAILVSTGMITNNYKLYGYEPASEVILDTLSMPKVQLEVLSAGIFRKEKPINAQELRKEETDVETSLLDNTSTCVYKVLVAEDEQRQHLENTSTIFQTLHVLSWENVDARSTNAESEKEKTYPQYDLEDPKQGLAFCYKNAPEHLVDVNTPGFLGIALKGTGMKSGLSFTNLKSTAEGAAVYSDEDVVFESFKEKLIFDSCESQAGGGAVSGRSIAINGCHAVTIANSRTDLDLSTAAGETTDFSIGGGAFNANQVHQVHKSRCSSGEVLFLDNKGSFLLNGNHADKANGGAVACGNFICSINHGDIHYIGNYALSGGAVSSSKSMDFCGNLGSIEFLNNQALAFSEGSQFLGGGALASGERIIFLNNHGVLCSKNTAKCCGGALLSRNVRIVENVGSSLFKENSAEVTGGAISSQNQVEIGQNFGDVAFECNTSKLGGGAIYCLLPEQPYTDAKEPLIGSGDIKIVDNTGGVRFESNENLLDSQETHSYLGGGALYGSNVLISGNIGEITFSKNKAGQCESSSTHIGGGAIFANEMVTLSGNSGAITFSYNKGHILPLPLSSTSAEEPSASNTPIESSTPANLGVRGGGAIFAKSISIEDNSASVSFSENSMEIRDNKAQKENSLGGGALFGLDSVGLKNNVDLAFSNNRVFGGNSSGGAILSKEVAISHNAKVQFIHNCAKFLGGAVCALGDTLSIENNESTVSFIGNRTIAAGGALASAAGDVSISKNLGKVEFKDNFVFGDPYIEDLEEGHINSEGHHSGGGAIFAKTSVVIRENGNKVLFSGNSAGGFGGAILTGSLTSTESQERFASKVESDNTKVVITENTGDVIFAGNSTTAPKHPEHNLFGGGAIHTQDLIINKNEGSVAFYNNCAPTGGAVRISEKGIVVLEALGGDIVFQGNRNSEDTSNGLYFSGKESKLVEVSATGETSVIFSDAIVFEDLTLRKGAKDHEDTLNNPTLIFNSKAKDDSGITHSGNIRFSHATSKIPQVALLESGTLILSNKAQLWLCGLKQERGSEILLSAGTVLRIFDPKAKPTEKIESPTSKVYYSAYESVKNPEKKTLADINSIGIDLASFVSSDDETPLPPQIIVPQGMTIGSGSLDLNLLDSAGSGYENHALLGKETDITLLSFKSASSVSDTPDLDQALEELCVKVSVPAITEDTYGHMGRWSDPQVVNGKLMINWKPTSYKLNPEKSGAIVLNSLWGHYGDLRSLKQQQLAHNITAQRMELDFSTNIWGSGMGTFTNCATIGKVDGFTHRAGGYALGLDTQLIEDFLIGGSFAQFFGYTDSQSYSSRSDQSGYLGSGYLGIFTGSWLFKGMLIYSNIHNDLNTQYPKPNLGGSKGSWNSRGILADAHVDYRYIVNSRKFISSIVSAVVPFVEAEYVYVNFPKFTEIGSEARTFDEGHLQNVAIPFGVTFEHNYSRGQRSEVNSFSFSYAIDVYRQESTVLINLPEASYSWNGVGSNLSRKSIKSQFSNDTEWNSYFSTFLGFTYEWREHTIAYDLNCGMRLIF, encoded by the coding sequence ATGATCGCAAAAAAGGTATCAAGGTTTCAAAAGTCTACATTTTCCCATTCCGTAGTTTTAGCAATACTAGTTTCCACTGGGATGATCACCAATAATTACAAATTATATGGTTATGAACCAGCTTCAGAGGTGATTCTCGATACACTTTCTATGCCCAAAGTACAGTTAGAAGTGCTTTCTGCAGGTATTTTTAGGAAAGAAAAACCCATCAATGCGCAAGAACTTAGAAAAGAAGAAACAGATGTAGAGACTTCTCTTTTAGATAATACATCTACATGTGTTTACAAAGTTTTAGTTGCAGAGGATGAACAGAGACAACATTTAGAAAATACGAGCACCATATTTCAAACATTACATGTTTTATCTTGGGAAAATGTAGATGCCAGGTCTACAAATGCTGAGTCTGAGAAAGAGAAAACCTATCCACAATACGATTTAGAGGATCCTAAGCAGGGATTAGCATTTTGCTATAAAAACGCACCGGAGCATCTTGTAGATGTAAATACTCCTGGATTTTTAGGCATAGCCCTAAAGGGAACAGGGATGAAGTCTGGCCTATCTTTTACTAACTTAAAATCTACAGCTGAAGGAGCAGCTGTTTATTCTGATGAAGACGTTGTTTTCGAGAGCTTTAAGGAAAAACTCATTTTTGATAGTTGCGAGTCTCAGGCAGGTGGCGGGGCTGTTTCTGGGCGTAGTATCGCTATAAATGGTTGTCATGCTGTTACTATAGCTAATTCCAGGACAGATTTAGATCTTTCAACTGCTGCTGGAGAGACTACAGATTTTTCTATAGGGGGCGGTGCTTTTAACGCTAATCAAGTACATCAAGTTCATAAGTCTCGATGTTCTAGTGGAGAAGTTTTATTTTTAGATAATAAGGGGTCTTTTCTCTTAAATGGGAATCATGCTGACAAGGCTAACGGTGGGGCTGTAGCTTGTGGAAATTTTATTTGTTCTATAAACCATGGTGATATCCATTACATTGGTAATTATGCTTTATCTGGAGGCGCTGTATCTTCTTCAAAATCTATGGATTTTTGCGGAAATTTAGGATCCATAGAGTTTCTAAATAATCAGGCCTTGGCTTTTTCTGAAGGCTCTCAGTTTTTGGGAGGAGGAGCTTTAGCTTCTGGAGAGAGAATTATTTTTTTAAATAATCATGGAGTGCTTTGTTCTAAAAACACTGCGAAGTGCTGCGGAGGAGCTCTTTTATCTAGAAATGTAAGAATAGTAGAGAACGTTGGAAGCTCTTTGTTTAAGGAAAATTCAGCCGAAGTAACTGGTGGTGCTATTAGTTCTCAGAATCAAGTAGAAATTGGTCAAAATTTTGGAGACGTTGCCTTTGAGTGTAATACCTCTAAGTTAGGCGGTGGTGCTATTTATTGTTTGCTCCCTGAGCAACCTTATACAGATGCTAAAGAGCCATTGATTGGATCTGGTGATATTAAAATAGTGGATAATACTGGAGGGGTTCGCTTTGAATCTAATGAGAACCTTTTAGATTCTCAAGAGACCCATAGCTATCTCGGTGGTGGTGCTCTTTATGGATCCAATGTGTTGATTTCTGGAAATATCGGAGAGATTACTTTTTCTAAGAATAAAGCTGGTCAATGTGAGTCCTCTAGTACGCACATTGGTGGAGGAGCGATTTTTGCTAATGAGATGGTTACACTTTCCGGTAACTCAGGAGCAATCACCTTCTCTTACAATAAAGGGCACATTCTTCCTTTGCCTTTATCTTCAACATCTGCCGAAGAGCCAAGTGCATCGAATACTCCTATAGAATCTTCTACACCAGCAAATTTAGGGGTCCGTGGTGGAGGAGCGATTTTTGCTAAGAGTATAAGTATAGAAGATAACTCTGCATCTGTATCTTTCTCTGAAAACTCTATGGAAATTAGAGATAACAAAGCTCAAAAAGAAAATTCTTTAGGAGGGGGAGCTTTGTTTGGGCTTGATTCTGTTGGTTTGAAAAATAACGTAGATCTTGCCTTTAGCAATAACCGAGTTTTTGGGGGAAATAGTAGTGGAGGAGCTATTCTATCTAAAGAGGTTGCCATTTCTCACAACGCGAAGGTTCAGTTTATTCATAACTGTGCGAAATTTCTTGGCGGTGCTGTTTGTGCTTTAGGGGATACATTAAGTATTGAGAATAACGAATCTACTGTATCTTTTATTGGAAATAGAACAATTGCTGCTGGTGGAGCACTGGCTAGTGCCGCAGGCGATGTATCCATTTCTAAAAACTTAGGGAAAGTGGAGTTTAAGGATAACTTTGTTTTTGGGGATCCTTATATTGAAGATCTTGAAGAAGGACATATCAATTCAGAAGGGCATCATAGCGGAGGAGGAGCTATCTTTGCTAAGACATCAGTAGTTATTCGAGAAAATGGCAATAAGGTGCTTTTCTCAGGGAATTCTGCAGGAGGTTTTGGAGGGGCAATTTTAACAGGTTCATTAACTTCAACCGAATCTCAAGAGCGTTTTGCTTCTAAAGTAGAGAGCGATAATACAAAAGTCGTGATTACCGAGAATACCGGAGATGTGATTTTTGCAGGAAATAGTACTACGGCTCCCAAACACCCTGAGCATAATTTATTTGGTGGTGGCGCCATTCACACTCAAGATCTGATCATTAATAAAAATGAAGGTTCCGTAGCTTTTTATAATAACTGTGCTCCTACAGGAGGGGCTGTTCGTATTAGTGAAAAAGGTATCGTGGTTTTAGAGGCTTTAGGAGGAGATATAGTTTTCCAAGGCAATAGGAATTCTGAAGATACCTCTAATGGGCTGTACTTTTCAGGAAAAGAGTCGAAATTAGTTGAGGTTTCTGCGACTGGAGAGACTTCTGTAATTTTTTCCGATGCTATTGTTTTTGAAGATTTGACTTTAAGAAAAGGCGCAAAAGATCATGAGGATACGTTAAATAATCCTACGTTGATATTTAATTCTAAAGCTAAAGATGATTCGGGAATTACTCATTCTGGAAATATTCGTTTTTCTCATGCAACATCTAAAATCCCTCAGGTTGCTTTGTTAGAATCAGGAACCCTGATCTTATCTAATAAAGCTCAGTTATGGCTATGCGGCTTAAAACAAGAAAGAGGTAGTGAGATCTTACTTTCTGCAGGAACAGTTTTGCGTATTTTTGATCCGAAAGCAAAACCTACTGAGAAGATTGAAAGCCCTACATCTAAAGTTTATTACAGTGCTTACGAGTCTGTTAAAAATCCTGAAAAAAAGACTTTGGCAGATATCAATTCTATTGGAATTGACCTAGCTTCATTTGTTTCTAGTGATGACGAGACTCCTTTACCTCCTCAGATTATTGTGCCTCAGGGTATGACAATTGGTTCTGGATCTCTAGATTTAAATCTCTTAGATTCGGCCGGTTCTGGTTATGAAAACCATGCCTTACTAGGTAAAGAAACGGATATTACTTTACTTTCGTTTAAGAGTGCTTCCTCGGTATCAGATACTCCTGATTTGGATCAGGCTTTAGAAGAATTATGTGTTAAAGTTTCTGTTCCAGCAATAACAGAAGACACTTATGGACATATGGGCAGGTGGTCTGATCCACAAGTAGTTAATGGAAAATTAATGATCAATTGGAAGCCTACTAGTTATAAGTTAAATCCTGAGAAGAGTGGGGCTATAGTATTAAATTCCTTATGGGGACATTACGGAGACTTACGATCTTTAAAACAACAACAGTTGGCTCACAATATTACTGCACAAAGAATGGAGTTAGATTTCTCAACCAATATCTGGGGATCTGGGATGGGAACTTTTACTAATTGTGCAACAATTGGTAAGGTGGACGGCTTTACTCACCGTGCTGGTGGCTATGCTTTAGGATTGGATACACAATTAATAGAAGATTTTTTAATTGGAGGAAGCTTCGCGCAATTCTTCGGTTACACCGATAGTCAATCTTATTCATCACGTAGTGATCAAAGTGGTTATTTAGGTTCAGGATATTTGGGTATCTTTACTGGGTCGTGGTTATTTAAAGGTATGTTGATTTATAGTAACATTCATAATGACTTAAACACGCAATATCCTAAGCCGAATTTAGGTGGATCCAAAGGATCTTGGAATAGTCGCGGTATCTTGGCAGATGCTCACGTAGATTATCGTTATATTGTAAATTCACGTAAGTTTATTTCTTCTATTGTTTCTGCAGTTGTGCCTTTCGTGGAAGCTGAATACGTCTATGTGAATTTTCCTAAATTTACAGAGATAGGTAGTGAGGCAAGAACATTTGATGAAGGACATTTACAAAATGTAGCAATTCCCTTTGGTGTGACCTTCGAACATAACTATTCTCGAGGGCAGCGTTCAGAGGTTAATAGCTTTAGTTTCTCTTATGCTATTGATGTCTATCGTCAGGAATCTACTGTTCTTATTAACTTGCCAGAAGCATCTTATTCATGGAATGGCGTCGGTTCTAATCTTTCTAGAAAGTCTATAAAATCTCAGTTTAGTAATGATACCGAGTGGAATTCTTATTTCAGTACTTTCTTAGGATTTACCTATGAATGGAGAGAGCATACTATAGCCTATGATTTGAATTGTGGTATGCGTTTGATATTCTAA
- the plsX gene encoding phosphate acyltransferase PlsX, protein MNVQIGIDLMGGDHSPLVIWEVLIDVLNSRASNSHISFTAFASNEVKEQILSNSTYRGYPEVIASESFITMEDSPLSAIRKKSSSMALGLDYLKEDKIDAFISTGNTAALVTLSRTKIPVFPTVRRPALLVRVPTMQGCAVILDVGANVSVNPEEMLGFARMGLAYKQCLGGTEHPTIGLLNIGSEERKGTEAHRLTFRLLRETFQHAFLGNIESGDVFSGGVDVIVSDGFTGNIFLKTAEGVFDFLSHILGDKLESDVKRQLDYTIYPGSMVCGLSKLVIKCHGKACGRSLFNGISGSIDLVRARVCERILSSLS, encoded by the coding sequence ATGAACGTGCAAATTGGCATAGATCTGATGGGAGGAGACCACTCTCCTCTCGTTATTTGGGAAGTGCTAATCGATGTACTCAACTCTAGAGCTTCGAACTCGCACATTTCTTTTACTGCTTTTGCTTCTAATGAAGTGAAAGAGCAGATACTCAGTAATAGTACTTATAGGGGATATCCGGAGGTAATAGCTTCAGAAAGCTTTATCACTATGGAAGATTCTCCCTTGTCCGCTATTCGCAAAAAGTCTTCATCCATGGCTCTGGGTTTAGACTATCTCAAAGAGGATAAGATAGACGCGTTTATTTCCACAGGAAACACTGCGGCATTGGTTACCTTATCAAGAACTAAAATTCCTGTGTTCCCTACAGTTCGTCGTCCTGCTTTACTTGTTCGTGTTCCTACTATGCAGGGATGTGCAGTTATATTAGATGTTGGTGCTAATGTTTCTGTGAATCCTGAAGAGATGTTGGGTTTTGCTCGTATGGGTTTAGCCTACAAGCAGTGTCTTGGGGGTACAGAGCATCCGACTATAGGTTTGTTAAATATTGGTTCAGAAGAACGTAAAGGGACAGAAGCACACAGACTGACATTTCGTTTGTTGAGGGAAACATTTCAGCATGCCTTTCTAGGGAACATTGAAAGTGGTGATGTCTTTAGTGGTGGTGTGGATGTTATTGTTTCAGATGGGTTTACAGGAAACATTTTTCTGAAAACAGCAGAAGGCGTTTTTGATTTTCTAAGTCATATCTTGGGGGATAAATTAGAGTCTGATGTGAAACGTCAATTAGACTATACGATTTATCCAGGTTCCATGGTATGTGGGCTATCTAAACTTGTAATAAAATGCCACGGGAAGGCTTGTGGCAGGTCTTTGTTTAACGGAATTTCTGGATCTATAGATTTAGTTCGAGCACGTGTTTGCGAGCGGATTTTATCTAGTCTTTCTTAG
- the rpmF gene encoding 50S ribosomal protein L32, producing MAVPRNRHSNARKNIRRSHHAKQARHAAVCNNCKQAFIPHTVCTSCGFYNGKAVMTVEKK from the coding sequence ATGGCAGTACCACGCAATCGACATAGCAATGCGCGAAAAAATATCCGAAGAAGTCATCATGCAAAACAAGCACGTCATGCGGCTGTCTGTAACAACTGCAAACAAGCTTTTATTCCTCATACAGTCTGTACTTCTTGTGGTTTTTATAACGGGAAAGCCGTTATGACTGTAGAAAAAAAATAA